Proteins from one Elusimicrobiota bacterium genomic window:
- a CDS encoding biotin transporter BioY, whose product MSSMVLNRVIVRDEKIEKVIWVSFFVLATAFGAYARIPLPFTPVPLTLQTFFVLLSGAMLGKKYGGLSQFLYFLLGGLGLPFFTSSGALWGPTGGYIIGFVIASWFVGFTIEKKWKVFYSLLVADLIILTCGAINLSRFVGGLKNAIVLGVFPFIVGDLMKILATVSILKFLKKK is encoded by the coding sequence ATGAGCAGTATGGTTCTTAACAGGGTGATTGTTCGGGATGAAAAAATCGAGAAAGTTATCTGGGTTTCGTTTTTTGTGTTGGCGACTGCGTTTGGAGCTTATGCAAGAATTCCATTGCCTTTTACACCGGTACCTTTGACTTTGCAGACATTTTTTGTTTTGTTAAGTGGTGCAATGCTTGGCAAAAAATATGGAGGGCTTTCTCAATTTCTGTACTTTTTGCTCGGTGGGTTAGGACTACCGTTTTTTACAAGTAGCGGTGCTTTATGGGGTCCTACTGGCGGCTATATTATCGGTTTTGTTATCGCAAGTTGGTTTGTTGGTTTTACGATTGAGAAAAAATGGAAAGTTTTCTATTCGCTGCTCGTCGCTGATTTAATTATTCTTACCTGTGGTGCAATCAATCTTTCTCGTTTTGTTGGAGGGCTTAAAAATGCAATAGTTTTGGGTGTGTTTCCGTTTATTGTCGGTGATTTAATGAAAATTCTTGCCACAGTTTCTATTTTAAAATTCTTAAAAAAGAAATAG